A window of Brassica napus cultivar Da-Ae unplaced genomic scaffold, Da-Ae ScsIHWf_618;HRSCAF=913, whole genome shotgun sequence contains these coding sequences:
- the LOC125604756 gene encoding amino acid permease 4-like, producing MDVSRPAFKCFDDDGRLKRSGTVWTASAHIITAVIGSGVLSLAWAIGQLGWIAGPAVMFLFSFVTYFSSTLLSDCYRTGDPVSGKRNYTYMDAVQSILGGFRFKICGLIQFLNLFGITVGYTIAASISMMAIKRSNCFHESGGKNPCHMSSNPYMIMFGVTEILLSQIKDFDQIWWLSIVAAIMSFTYSAIGLALGIIQVAANGVFKGSLTGISIGTVTQTQKIWRTFQALGDIAFAYSYSVVLIEIQDTVRSPPAESKTMKQATRISIAVTTTFYMLCGCMGYAAFGDAAPGNLLTGFGFYNPFWLLDVANVAIVIHLVGAYQVFAQPIFAFVDKQAAARFPDSDLVSKEFEIRIPGVRAPYKVNVFRAVFRSCFVVLTTVISMLMPFFNDVVGILGALGFWPLTVYFPVEMYIKQRKVERWSMKWVCLKMLSGGCLVISVVAGVGSVAGVMLDLKVYKPFKTTY from the exons ATGGATGTTTCTCGGCCAGCTTTCAAATGTTTTGATGATGATGGAAGGCTTAAGAGATCAG GGACGGTTTGGACCGCAAGTGCGCATATTATAACTGCTGTGATAGGATCTGGTGTTCTATCTCTAGCATGGGCCATAGGCCAACTCGGTTGGATCGCTGGACCTGCAGTGATGTTCTTGTTCTCTTTCGTCACTTACTTCTCTTCCACTCTTCTCAGTGACTGCTACAGAACTGGTGATCCTGTTTCCGGAAAGAGAAACTACACTTACATGGATGCTGTCCAATCAATCCTCG GTGGGTTTAGGTTCAAGATTTGTGGTCTGATTCAGTTCTTGAATCTTTTTGGAATCACAGTCGGTTACACAATTGCAGCATCTATAAGCATGAT GGCGATTAAGAGATCAAACTGCTTTCACGAGAGCGGAGGGAAGAACCCTTGTCACATGTCTAGCAACCCCTACATGATCATGTTTGGTGTTACAGAGATCTTGCTCTCTCAGATCAAAGACTTTGACCAAATTTGGTGGCTCTCCATAGTTGCTGCCATCATGTCCTTCACATATTCTGCAATAGGTTTAGCTCTCGGAATCATTCAGGTCGCAg CTAATGGAGTATTCAAGGGAAGTCTCACTGGCATAAGCATAGGAACAGTGACTCAAACCCAAAAGATATGGAGAACCTTCCAAGCACTTGGAGATATTGCCTTTGCTTATTCATACTCCGTTGTCCTAATCGAGATTCAAGACACTGTAAGATCTCCACCAGCAGAATCAAAAACGATGAAGCAAGCGACAAGAATAAGCATAGCCGTCACGACGACGTTTTACATGCTATGTGGTTGCATGGGCTACGCTGCTTTTGGAGACGCAGCACCAGGAAACCTCTTAACCGGTTTCGGTTTCTACAACCCGTTTTGGCTCCTCGACGTGGCCAACGTCGCTATTGTTATCCACCTTGTAGGAGCTTACCAAGTCTTTGCTCAGCCAATCTTCGCGTTTGTGGATAAACAAGCCGCGGCTAGGTTTCCTGATAGTGACTTGGTCTCCAAGGAATTTGAAATCAGGATCCCTGGAGTTAGGGCACCGTATAAAGTCAACGTTTTCAGAGCAGTGTTCCGGTCATGTTTCGTGGTTTTGACCACCGTGATATCGATGCTTATGCCGTTCTTTAACGACGTCGTGGGGATCTTGGGAGCGTTAGGGTTTTGGCCTTTGACGGTTTATTTTCCGGTGGAGATGTATATAAAGCAGAGGAAAGTTGAGAGATGGAGTATGAAGTGGGTTTGTTTGAAAATGCTGAGCGGTGGTTGTTTAGTGATTTCGGTGGTCGCCGGAGTTGGCTCGGTGGCTGGAGTAATGCTTGACCTTAAGGTTTACAAGCCGTTCAAGACTACTTACTaa